The genomic stretch GGATCTCTTCGATGACGACTTCCATGTCGGTCATGCCGGGCGTGCGCTCGATGAGCGGGCGGGCGCCGCGCATCAGCTCGACGCGGCGCTTCTGAATGAGGGCGGTGAGGCGGAATCGGCCGCCGACCTTTTTGACGATCTCGTCACTCTTGAG from Planctomycetota bacterium encodes the following:
- a CDS encoding DNA-directed RNA polymerase subunit omega, which encodes MIEALKSDEIVKKVGGRFRLTALIQKRRVELMRGARPLIERTPGMTDMEVVIEEILQDKIEAEAGEPVEA